Proteins found in one Hevea brasiliensis isolate MT/VB/25A 57/8 chromosome 18, ASM3005281v1, whole genome shotgun sequence genomic segment:
- the LOC110661100 gene encoding acyl-CoA-binding protein translates to MGLKEEFEEYAEKAKTLPENTTNESKLILYGLYKQATVGPVNTSRPGMFNMRDRAKWDAWKAVEGKSKEQAMSDYITKVKQLQEEAAAAASA, encoded by the exons ATGGGTTTGAAG GAGGAATTTGAGGAGTATGCTGAGAAAGCTAAGACCCTTCCAGAAAATACAACAAATGAGAGCAAACTTATTTTATATGGGCTTTATAAGCAAGCCACTGTTGGACCAGTGAACACCA GCCGTCCTGGAATGTTTAACATGAGGGACAGAGCAAAGTGGGATGCATGGAAGGCTGTTGAAG GCAAATCAAAGGAACAAGCAATGAGTGACTATATCACTAAGGTGAAACAGTTGCAGGAAgaagctgctgctgctgcttctgCTTAG